The genomic stretch CAATAAAAATCCCCCCAAACAATTTGCTAAAATTTTAGCATTTTGCTGAGGGGGGATAAATAGATTTGGTTGTTTAATTATGAAAAAACACACCATGATTGTGTAGGTAATTATGTGCAAGTGGACAATATACTTAGTCCCGTTGAGTTCAATTAAATCTGAAGAAAATAGGCCCACCCTCGCCTCACCTGATTTTATTTTAAAAGTGGATTCCCAATTTCGAACAGTCCCTTGTTCCCGTAGCATCTGCATAAATTGAGCCCTGTCCTTGGAATCAAGCCAAATACTTAAATTCGTTGTCGTGCACCCTATAACTTCTTGACGCGAGTAACCGGTGGTCTGTATAAAGCTTTCATTTACATCTAACAAGCAACCGTTATCGAGTGTACTTATGGTCATTGGAATGGGATTACCGTTAAATGCTTTGGCAAACCGTTCTTCCGATAAACGAAGTGCCTTTTCTGCCTCTTTTTGCTCCGTGATATCTCGAATGGACTCAATAGCTCCCACTAAATTTCCGTCCGCGTCATATAAGGGAGAAGCGTTTCCCCATAAATATGCCCCTTTGCCGTCAAATAAAGAAGGAACAAAAAATTCAGTAAACAGTGTGATTCCTCTCTGCCTAACAAAATCATATTGCTTTTCAACCTGCTCATCCCGGCTAATAACGAGGTCAATCAAGATCGGTCTTTGCTCACCGTAAAAAGGCACTGCATAAAGATAATCACCTTTACCGATTATTTCCTCCTTCCGCTTTCCGGTCATTTGCTCAATAGCCCTATTCCAGGCAATAACTTTTTTATCTTTGTCTATTACAAATGTAGCATCAGGAAGAAATTCTATTATATTTAAAAGTTTTTGGTGCGAATTTCGCAGTTCGTCCTCCACACGTTTTCGTTCCGTTATATCTCTAAAATTTTCTACAATACCTATTTTTCTGCCTTTCGCTGTCCAAAAAGGAGTGGCGGTGACATTACAAGGTATCTTTTCACCGTTTTTACATACCTTTTCCACGTCACACTTTACGCGCTCTTCACCGTTGCGAACTCTGAGCAAGGGACAGTTAGGCGTGTGACACAGTGAGCCGGGGAAAACCTCATAACACTTTTTTCCCACAGCTTGATCACGGCTCATACCTGATAATTCAATAAAACTTTCGGTCACCCGAATTATGTTAAAATTCATGTCCACAACCCGTATGCCGTCAATAGTGTAATTAACTATCTGGTTCAATTCTTCACACGCGTATTTAGCGCAATCCTCAGCCTGCTTATGTTCCGTAATATCATTAAAAATTAATATTATACCTTCGTGCTGCCCGCTATTCTCTAACGCCCGGCTTATTTTAACATTAAAGTACAAAGCATCCTTCTCGCCGTTAACTTTTGCCAAAAATTCGCTTACAGGCTCTTTACTTACAACGGAAGAATTAACTCCCTCAGCCAGCCATGGGGGTAAACCATCCCCTTTGGAGATCTTAAACATCCTCAAACCAGCCTGGTTTATACTATCAATCTTTTGCTTTTTATCTAATACCATTACGGGCTGGGGCAAACTTTCGAATATTGCCAAGTATTTATTGTCCGGTACTGATTTAGCCCGGGCACTAGCTGAAGCAAGATCGTGTAACTGCTTCATAAAATCCTCCCACTTAAATGTAAATGATAATCAGGCAAGATTAAGCAATAATGTATTATTTTATTGCCATTTCAACAAAAACTGACTTAGTCCTGCATGAACCTTAAATCCCAAATAGTGTTATTTGAAAAAAAATTATTGACCGAATACCACTCCATGTGTATAATAATTCTTGTCACCATTCCTCGATAGCTCAACGGTAGAGCATCCGGCTGTTAACCGGAGGGCTGTAGGTTCGAATCCTACTCGGGGAGCCATTGAATGTAATTAAGCGGCCCCATGGTCAAGCGGTTTAAGACACCGCCCTTTCACGGCGGTAACCCGGGTTCGAATCCCGGTGGGGTCACCACGGGCGATTAGCTCAGTTGGGAGAGCGCCTGCCTTACAAGCAGGATGTCGGCGGTTCAAGCCCGTCATCGCCCACCAAGTCAATTAAAAAAAAGCCGCCCATTAAGGCGGCTTTTTTTTGTTATAATTAGTTAATGTAAATCTTTAGGGGTGTTGGCACTGCCGGAAATATTAATAACATTGGCGTTATTGGTTAATTTAGTGGGTTTTACCATAATGGGATATGATAAATACGCAGCACGCAGGAACCAATGGCGCATACCGGAAAAAAGGTTGATGGTAACAGCCTTAGTGGGCGGTTCACTTGGTATCCTATTAGGCATGAAA from Bacillota bacterium encodes the following:
- a CDS encoding PAS domain S-box protein → MKQLHDLASASARAKSVPDNKYLAIFESLPQPVMVLDKKQKIDSINQAGLRMFKISKGDGLPPWLAEGVNSSVVSKEPVSEFLAKVNGEKDALYFNVKISRALENSGQHEGIILIFNDITEHKQAEDCAKYACEELNQIVNYTIDGIRVVDMNFNIIRVTESFIELSGMSRDQAVGKKCYEVFPGSLCHTPNCPLLRVRNGEERVKCDVEKVCKNGEKIPCNVTATPFWTAKGRKIGIVENFRDITERKRVEDELRNSHQKLLNIIEFLPDATFVIDKDKKVIAWNRAIEQMTGKRKEEIIGKGDYLYAVPFYGEQRPILIDLVISRDEQVEKQYDFVRQRGITLFTEFFVPSLFDGKGAYLWGNASPLYDADGNLVGAIESIRDITEQKEAEKALRLSEERFAKAFNGNPIPMTISTLDNGCLLDVNESFIQTTGYSRQEVIGCTTTNLSIWLDSKDRAQFMQMLREQGTVRNWESTFKIKSGEARVGLFSSDLIELNGTKYIVHLHIITYTIMVCFFIIKQPNLFIPPQQNAKILANCLGGFLL
- a CDS encoding DUF1294 domain-containing protein; protein product: MGYDKYAARRNQWRIPEKRLMVTALVGGSLGILLGMKIFHHKIRHRMFAMGIPVIFILQLLLVFWTCKS